A section of the Chelmon rostratus isolate fCheRos1 chromosome 16, fCheRos1.pri, whole genome shotgun sequence genome encodes:
- the tril gene encoding TLR4 interactor with leucine rich repeats, whose protein sequence is MDTGNFPAGICVFLLALSGFISSSPATSFCPDPCDCQHPQHLMCTNRGLRTVPKPAARESEEVLIFSLGGNYIGNISAFDFTRYSNLVRLNLQYNQIQTIQPKAFEKLSKLEELYLGHNLLSNIPAGTLQPLKKLTILYGNNNDIKKITPELFANLDNLVKLRLDGNSIEALQDSVFKSLTSLHYLHLESNKLQHIHRNAFSKLTNLRFLNLAHNKQSAVRNALTFSHLRALTTLLLSENEIQYVGNHVFQNLKKLSTLSLSNNRISRLDSGALKGLSSLRELLIDGNELEEIPAGLLDSLERVEELDFSRNRISNVDSLAFSQLKHLKVLKLKNNMLTSLSGNVFGLNNVLYDLDLHGNNWTCDCRLEELKRWMTAAHSEGKLLTVFVQCHHPATLRGKYLDYVNNSQLQTLGNWTHLCSSQAGPEESRGGEVLVKVEKKETGQAVAIMKEERGENGQVEGTNGTDLRQGDKDGVKMRKEGEKRKREGQDELGIQGDQGGLEVASPSSSPERKKPKKESLSPRSRPAAEADGKRAKGRRKSNVISRTDPPAVSTESQAGNQDRNTSNPNTGLTTTSPVQSGGKFDLLRSDQEEALPVITDPCVFNRHFITNVSVDQVTSSTVTVYWTTRDHHRYTPRPGPGLDEVHYRILFDRFGTPDRFPRYVYTHGTARSVTLRELSSDVTYVVCVEGVVGGSVCQVAPRDHCAGLVTLPEGFSRGGMLTSDLQLVTVATLAGNAVLLLVIGGVWLGRSLKRRLQRRKSAVHVRHMYSTRRPFRPTMATASVSTDFTTYQSSRPARLAPLEEGDLIEFPCDRFLDNNSVRRDSDMQRFSD, encoded by the coding sequence ATGGATACCGGCAACTTCCCGGCGGGGATATGCGTCTTCCTGCTGGCGCTCAGTGGGTTCATCTCCTCCTCACCGGCGACAAGCTTTTGTCCCGACCCCTGTGACTGTCAGCACCCGCAGCACCTCATGTGCACCAACCGCGGTTTGCGCACTGTGCCCAAACCCGCCGCGCGGGAGTCCGAGGAGGTGCTGATCTTCAGCCTCGGGGGTAACTACATTGGCAACATCTCTGCCTTCGACTTCACACGGTACAGTAACCTCGTGAGATTAAATTTACAGTACAATCAAATACAAACCATTCAGCCTAAAGCATTTGAGAAACTTTCCAAGTTGGAAGAGCTGTACTTGGGACATAATCTTTTATCAAATATTCCCGCTGGAACTTTACAACCCCTGAAGAAATTAACGATTCTCTATGGAAATAATAATGACATTAAGAAAATCACTCCGGAACTGTTTGCCAACTTGGATAATCTTGTTAAACTGCGCCTGGACGGCAACTCAATAGAAGCCCTGCAGGActctgtttttaaaagtttgacCAGTCTACATTATCTCCATCTGGAATccaacaaactgcagcacattcacAGAAACGCCTTCTCTAAACTCACCAACCTGCGCTTTCTAAACCTGGCCCACAACAAGCAGTCAGCCGTGCGCAATGCGCTCACTTTTTCCCATCTTAGAGCTCTGACAACTTTGCTgctgtctgaaaatgaaattcagtaCGTCGGAAACCACGTCTTCCAAAATCTGAAAAAACTGTCAACACTGTCCCTCAGCAACAACAGGATCTCTCGCCTGGACAGCGGGGCTCTAAAGGGGCTGTCGAGCCTCAGAGAGCTTCTGATTGACGGCAACGAGCTGGAGGAAATCCCCGCAGGTCTCCTCGACTCCCTGGAGCGCGTCGAGGAGCTTGACTTCAGTCGCAACCGGATTTCCAACGTTGACTCTTTGGCTTTCTCGCAACTGAAACATTTGAAGGTGCTGAAGCTGAAGAACAACATGCTCACCAGCCTGTCCGGGAACGTTTTTGGCCTCAACAACGTGCTTTACGACCTGGATCTCCATGGCAACAACTGGACGTGCGACTGCCGGCTGGAGGAGCTAAAAAGATGGATGACTGCTGCGCATTCTGAGGGCAAATTATTGACTGTTTTTGTGCAATGCCATCACCCAGCAACTCTGAGGGGGAAATATCTGGACTATGTGAACAACTCCCAGCTGCAGACTCTGGGGAACTGGACCCACTTGTGCAGCAGCCAAGCTGGACCTGAGGAGAGCCGTGGAGGGGAGGTCTTGGTAAAGGTtgagaaaaaagagacaggaCAGGCAGTTGCAAtaatgaaggaggagagaggtgaaaaTGGTCAGGTGGAGGGCACAAATGGTACAGATTTGAGACAGGGGGACAAGGATGGGGTGAAaatgaggaaagagggagagaaaaggaagagagagggacaggaCGAGCTGGGAATCCAGGGAGACCAAGGGGGTCTAGAGGTGGCATCTCCCTCTTCTTCACCggaaagaaagaaaccaaaGAAAGAGTCGCTCAGCCCAAGGTCACGacctgctgcagaggcagaTGGGAAACGTGCCAAAGGGAGACGGAAGTCAAATGTCATTTCCAGAACTGATCCACCAGCTGTTTCCACAGAAAGTCAAGCTGGAAACCAGGACAGAAACACCAGCAATCCGAACACAGGGCTCACCACCACCTCTCCGGTCCAGTCAGGGGGAAAGTTTGATCTTCTGAGGTCAGATCAGGAGGAGGCTCTACCTGTCATCACAGATCCTTGTGTCTTCAATCGCCATTTCATCACTAATGTTTCAGTGGATCAAGTGACATCTAGTACTGTCACTGTCTACTGGACCACCAGGGATCATCACCGCTACACACCAAGACCTGGGCCAGGCCTCGATGAGGTCCACTACCGGATTCTGTTTGACCGGTTTGGAACTCCGGATCGTTTCCCCCGCTACGTTTACACCCATGGCACAGCTCGCTCTGTGACCCTCAGAGAACTCAGCTCAGATGTGACCTACGTGGTCTGCGTGGAAGGAGTAGTCGGGGGATCTGTGTGTCAAGTAGCACCCCGTGACCACTGTGCAGGGCTGGTCACTCTCCCTGAGGGGTTCAGCCGCGGCGGcatgctgacctctgacctccagctgGTGACGGTTGCCACACTGGCAGGGAACGCCGTGCTGCTGCTCGTCATTGGCGGCGTCTGGCTGGGGCGGAGCCtgaagaggaggctgcagaggaggaagtcgGCAGTGCACGTGCGGCACATGTACTCCACCAGGCGACCGTTTCGTCCCACAATGGCGACGGCTTCAGTGTCCACCGACTTCACCACCTACCAAAGCAGTCGTCCAGCACGACTTGCACCCCTGGAGGAAGGGGACCTCATTGAGTTCCCTTGTGACCGCTTTCTGGACAACAACAGTGTTCGCAGAGACAGTGACATGCAGAGATTCTCTGACTAG